The following are from one region of the Deltaproteobacteria bacterium genome:
- a CDS encoding DUF4056 domain-containing protein translates to MKSFPRQPQNRLMGTIPAERNQRQRRLLGILVLVFCSFGCEEKWDTTQHPARDEELDAAFFSGLDSEAIADVPEPQSLRPCCIFGNDVGVQVGSIPVPGYEVENVLDINDLGTHQYNKGTVSLQPRGGERLLSDEASGILYTCRGGFVDIAHVRDNADRTLYLAAQIARLAATGGTIPLTGEGAERHIVVKPLDAGLVRAYGLREVATSLAEWLSFQASIWHEITTWYGWSSTKFSERPSAFSLEDLYSNLAGIKITGAIVRRHAAPSEVEYNRAATALLKDALTKLGPLPRDASRRAFEYVDGIWWDSTKRVPDVQLVRHRYFNIGPKLYPWKLVDALPSATLVAGRKEFDEACHNDWTPLGLSVSDRIGDVAFRQMATLDIHPGELLVKNGFPFPKPGSTMVTQDDFPAIVAVIARAADVELGVGAGLPAARANETSRKRE, encoded by the coding sequence ATGAAGAGTTTCCCTCGCCAACCACAGAACCGGTTGATGGGTACGATCCCAGCAGAGCGCAATCAACGGCAGCGGCGCTTGCTCGGAATTCTCGTGCTCGTGTTCTGCTCGTTTGGCTGCGAGGAGAAATGGGACACGACGCAACACCCGGCGCGTGACGAGGAACTGGACGCTGCGTTTTTCTCGGGGCTCGACTCCGAGGCGATCGCCGACGTCCCCGAGCCCCAGAGCCTGCGTCCATGCTGCATCTTCGGCAACGACGTTGGCGTGCAAGTCGGCTCCATCCCTGTGCCCGGCTACGAGGTCGAGAACGTCCTCGACATCAACGATCTGGGGACGCACCAGTACAACAAGGGCACGGTGTCGCTGCAACCACGCGGCGGTGAGCGCCTCCTCTCCGACGAGGCATCGGGTATTCTGTACACCTGTCGTGGCGGCTTCGTCGACATCGCCCACGTACGCGACAACGCCGATCGCACGCTCTACCTCGCCGCACAGATCGCGCGCCTCGCGGCGACCGGGGGAACGATTCCGCTCACCGGTGAGGGCGCCGAGCGCCACATCGTCGTGAAACCGCTCGACGCCGGTCTTGTCCGCGCTTACGGTCTACGCGAAGTGGCCACCAGTCTCGCCGAGTGGCTCTCATTCCAGGCCTCCATTTGGCACGAGATCACCACCTGGTATGGCTGGTCGTCGACGAAGTTCTCCGAGCGGCCGTCAGCGTTCTCGCTGGAAGACCTCTACTCGAACCTGGCGGGCATCAAGATCACCGGTGCGATCGTCCGTCGTCACGCTGCGCCCAGTGAAGTGGAATACAATCGCGCGGCCACCGCGCTCCTCAAGGACGCACTAACGAAGCTCGGGCCGCTCCCTCGGGACGCGAGCCGCCGCGCCTTCGAATATGTTGATGGCATCTGGTGGGACTCCACCAAGCGTGTACCGGACGTCCAGCTCGTGCGTCACCGCTACTTCAACATCGGGCCAAAACTGTATCCGTGGAAACTGGTGGACGCGCTGCCCTCCGCGACGCTGGTCGCCGGCAGGAAGGAGTTTGACGAAGCCTGCCACAATGACTGGACGCCCCTCGGGCTGAGCGTTTCCGACCGCATCGGCGATGTCGCGTTCCGGCAGATGGCGACGCTCGATATTCATCCGGGTGAGTTGCTCGTCAAGAACGGATTCCCGTTCCCCAAGCCAGGCAGCACGATGGTGACGCAGGATGATTTTCCCGCGATCGTCGCGGTGATCGCCCGTGCGGCAGACGTCGAGCTGGGCGTCGGTGCGGGCCTTCCCGCTGCTCGCGCCAACGAAACCTCGCGCAAGCGCGAGTGA
- a CDS encoding two pore domain potassium channel family protein, producing MLRRFWSTDRSLTVLLVLLGIFVFTIDPLGDLGVTGQSLMSVFFSLVLISGVRAVAKSPLPTVLVGSLVLTNLVARWLRLWLGGGSLAAADAFFSSLFCGIMAAVVLAQVFRAGPITSNRIQGAVAVYLLLGLAWAFAYELIALRWPDAFVPPPVASTTSNGDLTSHFVYFSFVTLTTVGYGDIVAAHPVARSLVMLEALFGQLFPAILLARLVSMELYDRRTKEQVQR from the coding sequence ATGCTCCGGCGCTTCTGGTCGACCGATCGCAGCCTCACGGTACTGCTGGTGTTGCTCGGCATCTTTGTCTTCACAATTGATCCGCTCGGCGATCTCGGAGTCACCGGGCAATCGCTGATGAGCGTGTTCTTCTCGCTCGTCCTGATCTCGGGTGTTCGGGCGGTTGCGAAGAGTCCGCTCCCAACCGTCCTGGTGGGCAGCTTAGTGCTCACCAACCTCGTCGCGCGGTGGCTGCGGTTGTGGCTCGGGGGCGGGTCGCTGGCCGCCGCGGATGCGTTCTTCTCGTCGCTGTTCTGCGGCATCATGGCGGCCGTCGTGCTGGCGCAAGTGTTCCGCGCTGGACCGATTACATCCAACCGGATTCAGGGAGCCGTGGCGGTGTATCTCTTGCTCGGCCTGGCTTGGGCCTTCGCCTACGAACTCATCGCGCTGCGCTGGCCAGACGCGTTCGTTCCGCCGCCGGTGGCGAGCACCACCTCAAACGGTGACCTCACATCGCATTTCGTGTACTTCAGCTTCGTCACCCTGACCACGGTCGGCTATGGCGACATTGTCGCGGCGCATCCGGTGGCGCGATCACTGGTCATGCTCGAAGCGCTCTTCGGCCAACTCTTCCCGGCCATTTTGCTTGCACGATTGGTGTCGATGGAGCTGTACGATCGACGAACGAAGGAGCAGGTGCAGCGATGA